The following nucleotide sequence is from Streptomyces sp. NBC_00239.
GCCGCCACCCCCCGTCCGAGTCCCGCTCGTTCCGCTCGAAGACGACCAGCACGCCGGACTCGCTCGGCGCCCACACGTCGTAGACCTCGCACGACCACCGGGCCAGCCAGTCGATCCGGGCCCGTAGGGCCTCCCTCAGCAGCCGGGCGACGGTATCGGCCGGAATCTCCCAGCCGAAATCCCGCGAGGCGCGCTCCAGTTCGGCGTCGTACGCGGCGGCGTCGAACCGGCACTCCGGCAGGACCGGGTCACCCCCCTCGCCGGGCCGCCAGCGCCACACCACGGTGCCGCCGTCCCGCCGCACGGTCAGCATCTGCCCGTCGTGGCAGCCGCACCATTTCTCGGCGAAATCCAACGTGCGCGGCTCGTCTCCGGCCGCCAACGGGCCGCCCGGGACCAGCCAGACGCGGGGGTCACCGCACTGGACGCCGTCTTCAAGGTCCTCGTAGGCGGCCTCGATGACGTCCACGCCGTCGATCAGCGGGCGGATCTCCATGTCGTCGAGCGGCTCCTCCGTGTAGCGGGCGTTCTTGACGTGCAAGCGCAGGGTGTTCAGCGAAGTGGCCATTCGCCCAGCGTGCGGCGGCCCCCGCCGTCATGTCATCCGCTTTTGCACTGGAACAGGGCCACGGTGTGGGCCGAGCGCCACTGCTTGGTCCTCGACGAACTGGGCGCCTCACGAACAAGAACCGCTACCAGAGCTGGCTCTGGTACTCGGTCTCGACCGCCTGGCCGGTCCGTGTCCGACCGCCCCCTCCTGCCCCACACTCCGGCGCCGCGACACCACGGCGGCACCATCCCACCCGAGCGAGGTCACCCCGTGAGAGCAAGTACCGGCGCAGCCGCCGTCCTGGCAGCCCAGGGCGCCACCCTGATCGCGGCCCCGGCCGCCCATGCAGACCCGACAAACGGCTCTGCGCAGCACATCCGCAACGAGCAGACCGGCCGCTGTCTCGACTCCGACCAGGACGGCAAGGTCTACACCAAGCCCTGCACGGCCAACAACAGCTACCAGCAGTGGTACACGACCTACCTCAACGGCACCGACTACTACCTGACCATCAAGAACACGGCCACCGGCATGTGCCTGACCCAGGTGAGCGCCGAGACCGTCGGCACCATGTCCTGCTCCGACGGCTACTTCAAGCCCCAGCGATGGGGCATGTTCGACTACGGGCGCGCCAACCAGCTGCGCATCGACCAGTCCCTCGACTCGGACGACCGGGGCAACGTCTGCATGAAGGACGGTACCCGCGACAACCGCTACCAGAGCTCGATCTTCGCCTTCCCCAGGTAGTGCCGCGACGAGGGCACCCGCCCTGGGGGACGGAACCGCATCCCGCAAGCACCGCGACCCGGCCGGGCCCCGGCTGCCGTCAAGCCCTGCGGGGCCGGAAACCGCCGGATCGTCCTGCCGGTCACCGCCCGGGTGCGCCCTGCCTGGCCTGCGGGGGCCGAGGACCTGGCCGGGGTGGAACCCGCAAGTCCCGGCCCCGGCCGGCCCGGAAGGGCTCTCAGACGGCCGGAGCCGTCCCTGACAGCAGTCGCGCGGGCAGGTAGTCCGACTCCACGCGAATCTCCCAGCCCCGCCGACGGGCATGGCATGCCAGCGCCAGTACGTCGAGGTTGAGCAGGGCCGCGGTGGTTTCCCCGCGGTCGGCCACCGAGTAGTGGTCGCGGTGCGCCTCCAGGGCATCGAGCAGCGCCAGGTTGAAGCTCTCTTCGTCACCGTCCACGAGCTGGGACAGCAGGACGGCGGGCGGCGCGAAGAAGCCCCATTCCCTGGCCTGCTCCATGCCGCGCAGCGCCCGGACGGCAGCGGGCTCCGGGTCGGCCCCCCGCAGGTAGTCGTGCAGGGCCTCCCGGTACGTCGCGAACGCCGACCCGTCGCCGCCGTTCAGACCGGGACCTGCCACGACCAGCGGCGCCAGGTCCTCCCGCTCACCGGAGACCAGGGCCAGCGCCACCGCCGTCTGCCAGTACCCGGGGCCCGTCCTTTCTCCGCGGAAGGCGGGGCAGACCACGTCGATGCCGCCGCAGACGGCCCGTACCTCGGTCCCCTCGTCGGCCAGGGCGGCCCGGAACAGCAGGCCGCCCAGCCGGGAGGCGAATCGGAGCGCCGAGACCTGCCCGTCCGACCCCGCACCGGCGTCCGCGCTGCGCAGCAGGAAGAGGGACTGCTGCCGCTCCATGGCCTGCGCCACGTCCCGCGCGGTGACCGCCTTGTCGGGCCCGGGCGTCAGGTCCTCCCGGGTGTGTTCCTCGTACCATCCGTCGATGTCCCAGGTGGGCTCCACCGGCCAGGCGGGCCGCTCGCACACCACCGGTCCGGCGGCCAGCGCGGCCACGGCGTCCGGCCGCCGCTCCCGGCCGAAGGCACCGACGCGCGGGCCGTCCGGCGCGAACCCCGTCACCAGGGTCCGCGGCAGGTAGCCGGTGTCCACCGGCACCGCCCAACCCTCCTGGCGGTGGCCCAGCGCCGCCAGGGCCAACGGCACCAGCGGCAGCAGGCTGCGCGGCGGGGCCGACGGCCCGTGCGCGCCCGGCACGGCCGTCAGCAGGGCGGTCAGCTCATGGTCGTAGGCCTCCCGGTCACCGCCCACAAGGGCCCGCAGTACCCGCAGTGCCACCGTGTCGGCGTGCCCGCGAAGGTCCTGCCCCGTCTGCGACTCCCGCTCGGCGATCCGGGCCAGCGCGGCGTCCACGGCCGCGACCTTGGCCTCCCGCGGCGGCGGGAAATCCTGGCCGTCGACGTCGAGGTCCCCGGCGACGCAGACCAGGAACCCGGCGACCAGCTCGGCCGCCGGCTGTCCCGCCGCGTCCTTGCGCACCACCTTGCGCGCGAAGTGGAACGCCTCGCCGTCCCGGTCGACCCGGTCGGTGACGACCGCCAGGCAGTACGCGTCGAGCCAGTCGTGGGCCCCCGCCGTGTCCCAGCCCTCCTTGTCGTCGCCGCGGTCGTACGACATGCCGAAGTTCACGTAGTTGAGGAACACGCTGAACGGCTCCCACGGGTGGTAGGCGGTGTACCGCACCACGGCGCAGGCCGCTTCGGCGGCGTCCTCCAGGACCGCCCACGCCTCGGCGGAGTCCAGCGCCGGCTCCGTCACGGACAGCGCCGCCAGGTGGTCCAGCATCTCCTGGCCGAGCCACTCCCACTCGTACGAGCCCATCGGGCCCGCCTTCGACATCGACCTGGTCATCGACCCGATCCGATGCGTGAACCCGTCCCGCGCCGCCTCGATCTTCTCCACGGCCACCTGATGACGTTCGATCACCATCTGCTGCATCCCCCCGTCTTGCTCGTACCGTCGACAGGCTAACCGGGGCCACTGACAGCACCGGAACCCGAGGGTCCGCCCACCGTGCGGCCGTCCGCCGTAGGGGCCTGCTGTCCGTGCGGGCTACCGGGGGAGCAGTGGTTCGGGGTCGGTCGCCAGCCGTGCGTGGGCCTCGGCGTCGTAGCGGACCCCGTCGTATTCGAGCTTCTGCCGTTCGTACCCTTCGACCGCGAAGCC
It contains:
- a CDS encoding RICIN domain-containing protein; protein product: MRASTGAAAVLAAQGATLIAAPAAHADPTNGSAQHIRNEQTGRCLDSDQDGKVYTKPCTANNSYQQWYTTYLNGTDYYLTIKNTATGMCLTQVSAETVGTMSCSDGYFKPQRWGMFDYGRANQLRIDQSLDSDDRGNVCMKDGTRDNRYQSSIFAFPR
- a CDS encoding immunity 49 family protein, whose translation is MVIERHQVAVEKIEAARDGFTHRIGSMTRSMSKAGPMGSYEWEWLGQEMLDHLAALSVTEPALDSAEAWAVLEDAAEAACAVVRYTAYHPWEPFSVFLNYVNFGMSYDRGDDKEGWDTAGAHDWLDAYCLAVVTDRVDRDGEAFHFARKVVRKDAAGQPAAELVAGFLVCVAGDLDVDGQDFPPPREAKVAAVDAALARIAERESQTGQDLRGHADTVALRVLRALVGGDREAYDHELTALLTAVPGAHGPSAPPRSLLPLVPLALAALGHRQEGWAVPVDTGYLPRTLVTGFAPDGPRVGAFGRERRPDAVAALAAGPVVCERPAWPVEPTWDIDGWYEEHTREDLTPGPDKAVTARDVAQAMERQQSLFLLRSADAGAGSDGQVSALRFASRLGGLLFRAALADEGTEVRAVCGGIDVVCPAFRGERTGPGYWQTAVALALVSGEREDLAPLVVAGPGLNGGDGSAFATYREALHDYLRGADPEPAAVRALRGMEQAREWGFFAPPAVLLSQLVDGDEESFNLALLDALEAHRDHYSVADRGETTAALLNLDVLALACHARRRGWEIRVESDYLPARLLSGTAPAV